One stretch of Mangifera indica cultivar Alphonso chromosome 9, CATAS_Mindica_2.1, whole genome shotgun sequence DNA includes these proteins:
- the LOC123225341 gene encoding cytochrome P450 94A1-like, whose product MAMELFSLQILLYFAFFSVSLYFYFYTSNKKPVNKGFKHYPIVGVLPDFIKNRHRFLDWSTEILQRCPTNTATLSRPGKVRGVVTANPLNVEHVLKTNFENYPKGDRFILILEDFLGRGIFNSDGELWKVQRKTASYEFNTRSLRNFVLESVRSEILTRLVPILSKASKTEELLDLQDILERFAFDNICKVAFNVDPGCLDGDGTSRSDFMRAFEDAACLSAERYRSLLPLIWKTKRFFNIGSERVLKKSIATVHEFANDIIRSRMESEAENLDEDLLSRFIGNGNHSLEFLRDIVISFILAGRDTTSSALSSFFWLLSSRLDVQEKILKELESIRALNKKSIGDIYSFDELRDMHYLQAAISETMRLYPPVPADTKTCMKDEVLPDGTFISKGWFVMYHAYAMGRMENIWGKNCCEYSPERWLENGIFRPENVFKFPVFNAGLRICLGKEMAYIQMKSIAASVIERFVIDVQNKDKYPEHLLSLTLRMKNGLSVRLKERCVAVIN is encoded by the coding sequence ATGGCCATGGAACTCTTCTCTCTTCAAATTCTCCTCTACTTTGCCTTCTTTTCAGTCTCCCTCTACTTCTACTTCTACACTTCAAACAAAAAACCCGTTAACAAAGGCTTCAAACATTACCCCATTGTAGGAGTCTTACCGGATTTCATCAAAAACCGGCACCGCTTCCTCGACTGGTCAACCGAAATTCTTCAACGTTGCCCCACTAACACTGCTACTCTGTCCCGTCCAGGCAAAGTGCGTGGCGTTGTCACGGCGAATCCATTGAACGTCGAGCATGTTTTAAAGACCAACTTTGAGAACTACCCAAAAGGGGATCGATTTATCCTGATTCTCGAAGATTTTCTCGGCCGAGGAATCTTTAACTCCGATGGAGAGCTATGGAAAGTCCAGAGGAAAACTGCTAGCTACGAGTTCAACACAAGATCCCTCAGAAATTTCGTTCTCGAAAGCGTTAGGTCAGAGATTCTTACAAGGCTAGTTCCGATTTTAAGCAAAGCATCGAAAACAGAAGAATTATTGGATTTACAAGATATTCTAGAGAGGTTTGCCTTTGATAACATATGCAAAGTGGCTTTCAACGTTGATCCGGGTTGTCTTGATGGAGATGGCACCAGTCGTTCGGACTTTATGCGTGCATTTGAAGATGCAGCCTGTCTTAGTGCTGAGAGATACAGATCTCTGTTACCACTCATTTGGAAAACCAAGAGGTTCTTTAACATAGGCTCAGAACGAGTACTGAAGAAATCAATAGCAACAGTTCATGAATTTGCGAACGATATTATTCGTTCAAGAATGGAATCAGAAGCAGAGAACTTGGATGAAGATTTATTATCACGGTTTATCGGAAACGGCAATCACTCACTCGAATTTCTCCGAGATATTGTCATAAGCTTTATTCTTGCAGGCCGAGACACAACATCTTCCGCTTTAAGTTCCTTCTTTTGGCTATTATCTTCCCGTCTAGATgttcaagaaaagattttgaaGGAGCTGGAGTCGATCCGGgccttaaataaaaaaagcatCGGCGATATTTACAGTTTCGACGAGCTGCGAGATATGCACTATTTGCAAGCAGCGATATCTGAAACGATGCGATTGTACCCGCCAGTACCGGCCGACACGAAAACGTGCATGAAGGACGAAGTGTTGCCGGACGGTACATTTATCAGCAAAGGATGGTTTGTTATGTATCATGCGTATGCGATGGGGCGAATGGAGAACATATGGGGGAAGAATTGCTGTGAGTATTCGCCGGAAAGGTGGCTGGAAAATGGGATTTTTCGGCCGGAAAATGTGTTTAAGTTTCCGGTGTTTAACGCGGGGCTGAGAATATGCCTGGGCAAAGAAATGGCGTATATTCAGATGAAATCGATTGCAGCAAGTGTGATAGAGCGGTTTGTGATTGACGTACAGAACAAGGACAAGTATCCTGAACATCTGTTATCTTTGACTCTGAGGATGAAAAATGGATTATCAGTGAGACTGAAGGAAAGATGTGTGGCCGTGATCAATTAA